One Candidatus Planktophila limnetica DNA segment encodes these proteins:
- the ligA gene encoding NAD-dependent DNA ligase LigA produces the protein MTSIARHRIDELIKEIRDHQFRYYVLDNPTITDAEFDVLLIELKKLEEANPELRQADSPTLGIGGGFSTGFEQRDHIEKMMSLDNVFDADELTGWFDRVEKEAKAPTYLCELKVDGLAINLKYENGELVSALTRGNGATGEDVTLNVKTIKGLPHTLKGKKVPGLIEVRGEVFFPLAAFAELNDGLEEAGKSLFANPRNAAAGSLRQKDPRVTASRPLSIVVHGVGARTGIDFDSQSAAYELLAELGLPTSDRFKVCGTRAEVQKYIDYYQEHRHDVEHDIDGVVIKVDSIAEQSALGFTSRAPKWAIAFKYPPEEVTTKLLDIKVSVGRTGRVTPFAFMEPVKVAGSTVTNATLHNAEEITRKGVLIGDVVVIRKAGDVIPEVLGPVIAERTGKERAFVMPIKCPECGSALRAITEGDVDIRCPNTQSCPAQLRERIYYIGSRAALDIDVLGYEAAVALLESKIITDESDLFDLTKEKLMTSDFFMKKDGEAGANVDKLLAALDDAKTRPLWRILVALSIRHVGPTAAQALASNFGSMKVIAKASAEELANIDGLGETIAQSITDWFDVDWHTSIVSKWEKAGVVMVAQAVAQLPQTLAGLTFVVTGGLESFTRDSIAETIVAHGGKAASAVSKKTDYVLVGSDPGSKLAKAQELGVPVIDESRFKQILSGNI, from the coding sequence ATGACTTCAATTGCACGTCACAGAATTGATGAATTAATTAAAGAGATTCGTGATCATCAATTTAGATATTACGTCCTAGATAATCCAACGATTACAGATGCCGAATTTGATGTTTTACTCATTGAACTCAAAAAGCTAGAAGAAGCCAATCCAGAGCTCCGCCAAGCTGATTCACCAACGCTAGGTATCGGTGGGGGATTTTCAACAGGATTTGAGCAACGCGATCACATCGAAAAGATGATGAGTTTGGACAATGTTTTTGACGCAGATGAATTAACCGGTTGGTTTGATCGTGTTGAAAAAGAAGCGAAAGCACCAACGTATTTGTGCGAGCTTAAAGTAGATGGCCTTGCTATTAACTTAAAGTATGAAAATGGCGAACTTGTCAGCGCACTTACTCGCGGCAATGGCGCCACAGGTGAAGATGTAACACTGAATGTGAAAACAATTAAAGGTTTGCCCCACACATTAAAGGGCAAGAAAGTTCCTGGGCTGATCGAAGTTCGCGGAGAAGTTTTCTTTCCACTTGCAGCATTTGCTGAATTAAACGATGGGCTAGAAGAAGCAGGTAAATCACTCTTTGCTAATCCACGCAACGCAGCCGCTGGTTCGCTTCGCCAAAAAGATCCACGTGTTACAGCCTCTCGACCCTTAAGCATTGTTGTGCACGGAGTCGGAGCACGCACAGGAATTGATTTTGATTCTCAGAGCGCAGCCTATGAATTACTGGCAGAACTTGGTTTGCCCACCAGTGATCGCTTTAAAGTTTGTGGCACACGCGCAGAGGTGCAGAAGTACATAGATTATTACCAAGAGCATCGACACGATGTTGAGCACGATATCGATGGCGTTGTTATCAAGGTTGACTCCATTGCTGAGCAGAGTGCGCTGGGCTTTACATCCCGCGCTCCCAAGTGGGCAATTGCATTTAAGTATCCACCTGAAGAAGTAACAACAAAATTACTAGATATTAAAGTCAGCGTTGGTCGCACAGGTCGCGTCACACCCTTTGCATTTATGGAGCCAGTAAAAGTTGCGGGTTCTACCGTTACTAATGCAACGCTTCATAACGCAGAAGAGATCACGCGCAAAGGTGTTTTAATTGGCGACGTTGTCGTGATTAGAAAAGCCGGAGATGTAATCCCTGAAGTACTCGGTCCAGTCATCGCCGAGCGCACAGGTAAAGAGCGTGCATTTGTTATGCCGATAAAGTGCCCAGAGTGTGGATCAGCGCTTCGTGCCATCACAGAAGGCGATGTGGATATCCGTTGTCCAAATACACAGAGTTGTCCTGCGCAGTTGCGCGAACGAATTTATTACATTGGCTCTCGCGCAGCACTCGATATTGATGTACTGGGATATGAAGCAGCGGTAGCGCTGCTTGAATCAAAAATTATTACCGATGAATCTGATCTCTTTGACTTAACAAAAGAGAAGTTAATGACATCAGATTTCTTTATGAAAAAAGATGGCGAAGCGGGTGCAAATGTTGACAAACTTTTGGCCGCTCTAGATGATGCAAAAACTCGACCACTGTGGCGAATACTTGTCGCACTATCTATTCGCCACGTTGGTCCAACCGCGGCTCAAGCACTTGCATCCAACTTTGGTTCTATGAAAGTGATTGCAAAGGCCAGTGCCGAAGAGTTAGCAAACATTGACGGACTCGGTGAAACCATTGCGCAATCGATTACAGATTGGTTTGACGTTGATTGGCACACATCAATTGTGAGCAAGTGGGAAAAAGCAGGCGTTGTAATGGTGGCACAAGCTGTTGCTCAGTTGCCACAAACTTTGGCGGGCCTGACATTTGTGGTTACTGGAGGGCTGGAATCATTTACACGCGATTCGATTGCCGAAACGATTGTTGCCCACGGCGGTAAAGCAGCATCGGCTGTTTCAAAGAAAACAGATTACGTATTAGTTGGCAGTGATCCTGGTTCGAAGTTAGCAAAAGCACAGGAACTAGGCGTGCCCGTAATTGATGAGAGTCGCTTTAAGCAGATCCTTAGCGGTAATATTTAG
- a CDS encoding histidine phosphatase family protein yields MSNRVLLWRHGQTDWNVANRFQGHSDIPLNEVGKAQAQHAAQVLAGMKPTLIISSDLERARFTAKALADLVNLEVSSTQLLRETNGGQWEGKTGAQNRADDFENFVRWIDGEDHPAGTTGERRSEVADRAIKAINEALAGKDDQLLVVTTHGGTARCVLGKLLQLPISHWGVIGGLSNASWSIVQTNPRGWHLVEHNAGSIPEPVFGEESGAPAVPDWVK; encoded by the coding sequence ATGAGTAATCGCGTACTGCTGTGGCGTCACGGCCAGACAGATTGGAACGTTGCAAACCGTTTTCAGGGGCACTCAGATATCCCACTTAATGAGGTAGGAAAAGCACAAGCCCAGCACGCAGCTCAAGTATTAGCAGGAATGAAACCAACACTGATCATCTCTAGTGATCTAGAACGTGCTCGCTTTACAGCCAAAGCACTTGCAGATTTAGTAAACCTTGAAGTCAGTTCGACGCAGTTGTTGCGCGAAACAAATGGCGGGCAATGGGAAGGCAAAACAGGTGCGCAAAATCGCGCCGATGATTTTGAAAACTTTGTGCGCTGGATCGATGGTGAGGATCATCCTGCTGGCACAACAGGTGAGCGCCGAAGCGAAGTGGCTGATCGTGCAATAAAAGCAATTAACGAAGCACTTGCAGGCAAAGATGACCAGCTATTAGTTGTGACCACACATGGTGGAACAGCGCGCTGCGTCCTTGGAAAATTATTGCAATTACCTATTTCACATTGGGGTGTTATCGGCGGACTATCAAATGCGTCGTGGTCAATTGTTCAAACAAATCCACGAGGTTGGCATTTAGTAGAACACAACGCAGGATCAATTCCTGAACCTGTATTTGGCGAAGAATCTGGGGCGCCTGCAGTGCCCGACTGGGTGAAGTAA
- the nadD gene encoding nicotinate (nicotinamide) nucleotide adenylyltransferase, with amino-acid sequence MRRIGIYGGTFDPIHNGHLHVISQLITRSLVDQLILIPAGSPWLRESAPLAPGLNRLAMCELALSELPDSIGAHVEVSDSEIKRSGPTYTIDTVLEIKKAHPDDALVLIVGTDAYAQFDKWHRAEELAKLVEIMVIDRPEFPGASTLDIGALNVSATAVRSGQTELVPDAVATYIKESGLYASK; translated from the coding sequence TTGAGACGGATTGGCATTTACGGCGGAACTTTTGATCCGATCCATAACGGTCATCTGCACGTCATCTCCCAATTAATTACACGCTCTCTCGTTGATCAATTAATTCTTATTCCAGCAGGTTCGCCATGGCTTCGCGAAAGTGCACCTCTTGCACCAGGTCTAAATCGTTTGGCAATGTGTGAATTAGCACTGTCTGAATTACCAGATTCAATCGGTGCACACGTTGAAGTAAGTGATTCTGAAATCAAGCGATCAGGGCCTACATACACAATCGATACTGTTCTAGAAATTAAGAAAGCACATCCAGATGATGCACTTGTGCTCATTGTTGGCACCGATGCATATGCACAATTTGATAAATGGCATCGCGCTGAAGAATTGGCTAAGTTAGTGGAGATAATGGTGATTGATCGTCCCGAATTTCCGGGAGCATCAACTCTTGATATCGGTGCCTTAAACGTTTCAGCAACTGCTGTGCGAAGTGGCCAGACAGAATTAGTACCAGATGCAGTTGCAACCTATATAAAAGAGAGCGGCCTATATGCCAGCAAGTAA
- the mnmA gene encoding tRNA 2-thiouridine(34) synthase MnmA produces MKLIAAMSGGVDSAVAAARAVEAGHDVIGVHLALSANPQKYRSGARGCCTIEDSHDARRAADVIGIPFYIWDMAEEFHAGVVEDFMSEYAAGRTPNPCLRCNEKIKFAAVLDRARAMGFDGVVTGHYARTEIGPDGKTLHRAVDHSKDQSYVLSVLTIEQINGAIFPLGDTTKVDIRKEAEARGLAVAQKPDSHDICFVPSGDNAGWLRDRLGSEVGPIVDQDGTKIGEHKGAYTYTIGQRKGLGITVPTADGSPRFVLKIEPVTNTVVVGAREELAISTMKGERPVWCGPGVDGEHLRGFVQVRAHGAALPCTYYFDGALLVAELDEPLLGLATGQAMVIYDGDRVVGSATICETA; encoded by the coding sequence ATGAAACTAATTGCTGCAATGAGTGGTGGCGTTGATTCTGCAGTGGCCGCAGCGCGCGCAGTCGAAGCTGGTCACGATGTTATTGGCGTGCACTTAGCGCTGTCTGCTAATCCACAAAAGTATCGTTCTGGTGCACGCGGTTGTTGCACGATCGAAGATTCACATGATGCGCGTAGAGCCGCAGATGTAATCGGTATTCCTTTTTATATCTGGGATATGGCGGAGGAATTTCACGCAGGTGTTGTCGAAGATTTCATGAGTGAATATGCAGCTGGTCGCACACCTAATCCATGTTTGCGTTGTAATGAAAAGATTAAGTTTGCAGCCGTCTTAGATCGTGCGCGAGCAATGGGTTTTGATGGCGTAGTCACTGGACACTATGCGCGCACTGAAATCGGACCAGATGGCAAAACTCTTCATCGCGCAGTTGATCACAGCAAAGATCAGTCATACGTTCTATCTGTATTAACAATCGAACAGATCAATGGCGCGATTTTTCCACTGGGCGATACAACAAAGGTTGATATCCGAAAGGAGGCAGAAGCGCGCGGATTAGCCGTTGCGCAAAAGCCAGATAGCCATGACATTTGTTTCGTGCCATCCGGGGATAACGCAGGATGGTTACGTGATCGACTAGGAAGTGAAGTTGGTCCAATTGTTGATCAAGATGGCACAAAGATTGGCGAACACAAAGGTGCCTACACATACACAATCGGCCAACGAAAAGGTTTAGGAATAACAGTTCCCACAGCAGATGGATCACCACGATTTGTTCTAAAGATCGAACCAGTAACAAACACAGTAGTTGTGGGTGCGCGTGAAGAGTTAGCGATTTCAACGATGAAGGGTGAACGCCCTGTGTGGTGCGGTCCTGGTGTTGATGGCGAACACTTACGCGGGTTTGTTCAGGTGCGCGCACATGGCGCAGCGCTACCGTGTACATATTATTTTGATGGCGCATTGCTTGTCGCCGAACTAGATGAACCACTTTTAGGACTTGCCACTGGGCAAGCAATGGTTATTTATGATGGTGATCGAGTCGTTGGTTCTGCAACTATTTGTGAGACAGCATGA
- a CDS encoding cysteine desulfurase family protein → MSGIYLDHAATTPMLENAIAAMDAQLRTLGNPSSLHTQGRHTRKDVEDAREALAKELDCLASEIIFTASGTEANNTAIKGIYWQQKALGKNVVVISAIEHHATLDPAAWLAEHEGAEIIYAPVTNDGVVDLDFLRALVSKRGSEIALISVMHANNETGAIQPIAEIVKIAGDIAVHTDAAQSFKKVPLSFKSLGVIALSISAHKIGGPLGIGVLVLRRGVEIPALLHGGGQEREIRSGTLNAPAIVALATAAQDKTYDAAAIAKIRDNFAARVTEVVPGSFVNALNADRLPGIVNVTFPGTQSDTLLLLMDGESVSCSTGSACSAGVHRPSHVLLAMGHDEISAMSSLRFSFGRTSTQADCDGALAVLPSVIARGRAASGL, encoded by the coding sequence ATGTCTGGCATCTATCTCGACCATGCGGCAACTACGCCGATGCTCGAAAACGCAATCGCTGCAATGGATGCACAACTGCGCACACTCGGTAATCCATCTAGTTTGCATACACAAGGTCGTCATACTCGCAAAGATGTAGAAGATGCACGTGAAGCGCTAGCAAAAGAGTTAGATTGTTTAGCATCTGAAATTATCTTTACCGCATCTGGCACCGAAGCAAATAACACGGCAATTAAAGGTATTTACTGGCAACAAAAGGCTTTAGGCAAAAACGTCGTTGTTATCTCTGCAATCGAGCACCATGCCACGTTAGATCCTGCGGCCTGGCTAGCCGAACACGAAGGCGCTGAAATCATTTATGCACCTGTGACCAACGATGGCGTTGTAGATCTAGATTTTCTGCGTGCACTAGTTTCTAAGCGCGGATCTGAGATTGCGCTGATCTCTGTGATGCACGCAAATAATGAAACAGGTGCAATTCAACCGATCGCAGAAATCGTAAAGATTGCTGGCGATATCGCAGTACATACAGATGCTGCGCAGAGTTTTAAGAAAGTGCCGCTTTCATTTAAATCACTCGGTGTGATTGCGCTATCCATTAGTGCTCACAAGATCGGTGGACCACTGGGAATCGGTGTCCTTGTATTGCGCCGCGGTGTTGAGATTCCTGCGTTATTACATGGCGGGGGACAAGAGCGCGAGATCAGAAGCGGAACTCTTAATGCACCTGCAATTGTGGCACTTGCAACCGCGGCCCAAGATAAGACATATGACGCAGCAGCAATTGCAAAGATTCGAGATAACTTTGCCGCTCGTGTGACAGAAGTTGTTCCTGGTTCTTTTGTGAATGCATTAAATGCAGATCGACTGCCTGGCATTGTTAACGTAACTTTTCCTGGCACACAAAGCGATACATTGCTATTGCTCATGGATGGCGAAAGCGTTTCGTGTTCAACTGGATCAGCGTGTAGCGCCGGAGTACACAGACCGAGCCATGTTTTACTTGCAATGGGCCATGATGAAATAAGTGCAATGTCATCACTTCGTTTTTCATTTGGACGAACATCCACACAAGCAGATTGCGATGGAGCACTAGCTGTATTGCCATCTGTGATTGCCCGCGGCAGAGCGGCCAGTGGGCTATGA
- the leuS gene encoding leucine--tRNA ligase: MSTEANDREHAAYDFAHVQEKWLPVWDQLEPFKSGRPDDTRPKKYVLDMFPYPSGDLHMGHAEAYALGDVIARYWVQKGFNVMHPIGWDAFGLPAENAAIKRNEDPRIWTYENIATQKASMRRFACSFDWDRVFNTCDPEYYRWNQWLFLQLHKRGLAYRKDSAVNWCPGCQTVLANEQVVAGLCERCDTAVTKKKLNQWYFKITDYADRLLDDMAQLEGKWPEKVLMMQRNWIGRSMGANVKFVIEGMPEPVTIYTTRPDTLYGATFFVVAADSELAAKLAAGTKVEKEFKDYLEKIKAASDIDRLATDRPKSGVFLERYAINPVNGEKLPIWASDYVLADYGTGAIMAVPAHDQRDLDFARAMKLPVRVVVETGEEDPHSTGIATGGDGVLVNSESLNGLKKEEAIIKIIAQLEKDGLGKASRNYRLRDWLVSRQRYWGTPIPIVHCDKCGEVGVEEKDLPLQLPAAEGLDLKPKGTSPLGAATDWVNVACPKCAGAAKRDTDTMDTFVDSSWYFLRYPSSTNHFEPFSRKDIDTWLPVDQYVGGVTHAILHLLYSRFFTKVLNDMGMLDFNEPFTRLLNQGMVLMDGSAMSKSRGNLVRLSDELSHHGVDAIRLSMVFSGPPEDDVDWSDVSPSGSVKFLSRAWRLSGDVTSAPGVDFKSGEISLRKATHKALHDASFAVESFRFNVAVARVMELVNATRKAIDSGCGAGDPAVREATEAIAIMLSLVAPFTAEEMWERLGHTPAVALAGWPEVDPSLLVADVVEAVIQINGKIKERIEVSPTITDAEIEALALAHPTIVAELAGSTPKKVIARAPKLVNIVA, translated from the coding sequence ATGAGCACAGAGGCTAATGATCGCGAACACGCGGCATATGACTTCGCCCATGTGCAAGAAAAATGGTTACCTGTTTGGGATCAATTAGAACCATTTAAATCTGGTCGCCCTGATGACACTCGTCCAAAGAAATATGTATTGGATATGTTTCCTTACCCATCTGGTGATTTACATATGGGTCACGCAGAGGCGTATGCACTCGGCGATGTAATTGCTCGTTACTGGGTACAAAAAGGTTTTAATGTCATGCACCCAATTGGTTGGGACGCATTTGGATTACCAGCAGAAAACGCTGCGATTAAACGCAATGAAGATCCACGTATTTGGACATATGAAAATATTGCTACACAAAAAGCATCCATGCGTCGCTTCGCATGTTCATTTGATTGGGATCGTGTTTTTAACACATGTGACCCTGAGTATTACCGCTGGAACCAATGGTTGTTCTTGCAATTACACAAGCGCGGTCTTGCATACCGAAAAGATTCAGCAGTTAACTGGTGTCCCGGGTGTCAAACAGTTCTGGCCAATGAACAAGTAGTCGCAGGTTTATGCGAGCGTTGCGATACTGCTGTGACAAAGAAAAAACTTAACCAATGGTATTTTAAAATCACAGATTACGCAGATCGCTTGCTCGATGACATGGCCCAACTAGAGGGTAAATGGCCAGAAAAAGTCTTGATGATGCAGCGCAACTGGATTGGTCGCTCAATGGGTGCCAATGTGAAGTTTGTAATCGAAGGTATGCCAGAGCCGGTAACGATTTACACAACGCGTCCAGATACTTTATACGGTGCAACATTTTTCGTTGTTGCAGCAGATAGCGAACTTGCAGCAAAGTTAGCCGCAGGAACAAAAGTTGAAAAAGAGTTTAAGGATTACTTAGAAAAGATTAAGGCAGCATCGGATATTGATCGCCTTGCAACAGATCGTCCTAAGAGTGGCGTCTTCTTAGAACGCTATGCAATTAATCCAGTTAACGGTGAGAAGTTACCTATCTGGGCAAGTGATTATGTATTAGCTGATTACGGAACTGGCGCAATCATGGCTGTGCCTGCCCATGACCAAAGAGACTTAGATTTCGCACGCGCAATGAAATTGCCGGTACGAGTCGTTGTTGAAACTGGCGAAGAAGATCCACATTCCACAGGTATTGCAACAGGTGGCGATGGAGTTCTAGTTAACTCTGAATCCCTTAATGGCTTGAAAAAAGAAGAAGCAATCATAAAAATTATTGCCCAACTTGAAAAAGATGGGCTTGGAAAAGCATCACGTAATTACCGACTTCGCGATTGGCTTGTTTCGCGCCAACGCTATTGGGGCACTCCTATTCCTATCGTGCACTGCGATAAGTGCGGCGAAGTTGGTGTGGAAGAAAAAGATCTACCACTGCAATTACCCGCTGCAGAAGGATTAGATTTAAAGCCAAAGGGAACATCACCACTTGGCGCTGCAACTGATTGGGTAAACGTTGCTTGTCCAAAGTGTGCGGGAGCTGCAAAGCGCGATACCGACACCATGGATACATTCGTTGATTCATCGTGGTATTTCCTTCGCTATCCAAGTTCTACAAATCACTTCGAACCATTTTCACGTAAAGATATTGATACGTGGTTGCCAGTAGATCAATATGTCGGCGGCGTAACACACGCAATCCTGCACTTGTTGTATTCACGCTTTTTCACCAAGGTCCTTAATGACATGGGCATGCTCGATTTCAACGAACCATTTACGCGCCTTTTAAATCAAGGAATGGTTTTGATGGATGGATCTGCGATGAGCAAGAGCCGCGGAAATCTTGTGCGCTTATCTGATGAGCTTTCACATCACGGCGTCGATGCGATTCGTTTATCTATGGTTTTCTCAGGCCCACCAGAAGATGATGTGGATTGGTCAGATGTTTCACCCTCTGGCTCTGTAAAGTTTTTATCTCGTGCTTGGCGTTTATCGGGAGATGTCACAAGCGCACCTGGTGTTGACTTTAAATCAGGTGAGATTTCACTACGTAAAGCAACTCACAAAGCGCTACATGATGCCAGCTTTGCAGTGGAATCATTTAGATTTAACGTGGCAGTTGCTCGTGTGATGGAACTGGTAAATGCAACTCGTAAAGCAATTGATAGTGGTTGTGGCGCCGGTGATCCTGCAGTGCGTGAAGCAACAGAGGCAATTGCGATCATGCTCTCATTAGTCGCACCATTTACTGCCGAGGAAATGTGGGAACGTTTGGGTCACACGCCAGCAGTTGCACTTGCTGGGTGGCCAGAAGTTGATCCATCACTTTTGGTGGCAGATGTTGTCGAGGCAGTTATTCAAATTAATGGAAAGATCAAAGAACGCATTGAAGTTTCACCAACTATTACTGATGCAGAAATCGAAGCATTAGCCCTTGCCCACCCAACTATTGTTGCCGAACTCGCAGGAAGCACGCCTAAGAAGGTTATTGCGCGCGCGCCAAAATTAGTTAATATCGTCGCTTAA
- a CDS encoding oxidoreductase, with product MSDVPLIPRRWSDVDISGVEGKKFFITGGTSGLGKESAAALIRRGAHVTITARSADKGAAMVAELGGKNIDYSILDLTDLASVKACAAGVTGEIDVLILNAGVMATPFLLTKDKFELQMGTNHLGHFALAGLLRKQVTTRIVSVASQAHRLGNFGNGSKEEVRAKCLGQGEYKPWSAYGATKLANLLFTHELQRLSVKNNWGIDAMAAHPGWSNTNLQNVSPQMREANAEARITSAMNDVFAQSAYRGCLPVLAAATYSPLLGGSYIGPDGFMEMRGYPKLTRGSSLSYDQELASNLWSISEELTGISWA from the coding sequence ATGAGTGATGTTCCATTAATTCCACGACGTTGGAGCGATGTTGATATTTCTGGCGTTGAAGGAAAGAAATTTTTTATTACCGGCGGCACAAGTGGTCTTGGTAAAGAAAGTGCTGCGGCCCTAATTCGTCGTGGTGCACACGTAACAATTACTGCGCGCAGTGCAGACAAAGGTGCGGCCATGGTGGCCGAACTTGGTGGAAAAAATATTGATTACTCAATCTTAGATCTGACTGACCTAGCATCAGTGAAAGCCTGTGCTGCAGGAGTAACAGGTGAAATTGATGTTTTGATTCTTAATGCTGGTGTGATGGCAACTCCGTTTTTACTAACTAAAGATAAGTTTGAATTACAGATGGGTACTAACCACCTTGGACACTTCGCACTTGCCGGATTGCTACGCAAGCAAGTAACAACTCGAATCGTTAGTGTTGCAAGCCAGGCACACCGACTCGGCAATTTTGGCAATGGAAGCAAAGAAGAAGTGCGCGCCAAGTGTTTAGGTCAAGGCGAATACAAACCGTGGAGTGCATATGGCGCCACAAAACTTGCAAATCTTTTGTTTACTCACGAATTGCAACGATTAAGTGTTAAAAACAATTGGGGCATCGATGCGATGGCTGCCCACCCTGGCTGGTCAAATACAAATCTACAAAACGTCAGTCCGCAGATGCGAGAAGCAAATGCAGAGGCTCGTATTACTAGTGCGATGAATGATGTATTTGCACAGAGTGCATATCGCGGTTGCTTGCCAGTATTGGCAGCTGCTACATATTCACCACTTTTGGGTGGTTCTTATATTGGGCCAGATGGATTTATGGAGATGCGCGGATATCCAAAATTGACCCGTGGTTCTTCTCTTTCGTATGACCAAGAGTTAGCAAGTAATTTATGGAGTATCAGCGAGGAATTAACTGGCATCTCTTGGGCATAA
- the rsfS gene encoding ribosome silencing factor: MPASKSVTALTQVAARAVAEKLGTDMIALDLSDQMVLSEVFLIATGGNVRQVDSIADFVEEKLREIGEKPARREGTEEWVLLDYSDLVVHIQSTTLRNYYMLDRLWNDCPRIELDIVREEIAK; encoded by the coding sequence ATGCCAGCAAGTAAGAGCGTCACAGCGCTAACCCAAGTAGCTGCGCGAGCTGTTGCCGAAAAACTTGGCACAGACATGATTGCACTAGATCTCTCTGATCAAATGGTTCTCAGTGAAGTCTTTTTAATTGCAACAGGTGGAAACGTTCGCCAAGTAGATTCAATCGCAGATTTTGTAGAAGAAAAACTCCGCGAGATTGGTGAAAAACCTGCTCGCCGAGAAGGAACCGAAGAGTGGGTATTACTTGATTACTCAGATTTAGTCGTGCACATTCAAAGCACCACATTACGTAATTACTACATGCTAGATCGCCTATGGAATGACTGCCCACGAATTGAATTAGACATAGTCCGCGAAGAGATTGCTAAGTAA
- a CDS encoding PLP-dependent cysteine synthase family protein, with translation MKTILDAIGNTPLINIEGIWVKMEYLNPSGSIKARIAKYIIEKAEQDGLLKPGDTIVEASSGNTGNAMSMVAAVKGYKMLVIMPDGMSLERTAISEAFGAEVHKMGDFHVNDALAEAKRLGELPGYFSPQQFDNEQNVDENRDWLGQEILDQLPGKPDLVIGGVGTGGTIIGVGKAFKAVNPDCKVIALEPSESCTILCGEVSKHLIEGIADGFVPGIVTRHHHELDGIIDVHSDVAIEEMRRIARVHGIFVGPSSGAHLLAAKRLKEQYKVENVVTFFCDEGEKYINDYWIKK, from the coding sequence ATGAAGACTATTTTGGATGCAATCGGAAACACACCACTTATTAATATCGAAGGTATCTGGGTGAAGATGGAGTATTTAAATCCATCTGGTTCCATTAAAGCGCGCATTGCTAAATACATAATTGAAAAAGCTGAACAAGACGGGTTATTAAAACCGGGTGACACAATTGTTGAAGCAAGTTCTGGTAACACAGGAAATGCAATGAGCATGGTTGCAGCCGTAAAAGGTTACAAAATGCTTGTGATCATGCCTGATGGAATGAGTTTAGAGCGCACAGCAATTTCAGAGGCATTCGGCGCCGAAGTTCATAAGATGGGCGACTTTCACGTTAATGATGCGCTGGCCGAAGCAAAGCGCTTAGGCGAATTACCAGGATATTTCTCTCCACAACAATTTGATAATGAGCAAAACGTAGATGAAAACCGCGATTGGCTAGGCCAGGAAATTCTTGATCAACTTCCCGGAAAACCAGATCTCGTCATTGGCGGAGTCGGCACAGGCGGAACAATTATTGGTGTTGGCAAAGCATTTAAAGCCGTTAACCCAGATTGCAAAGTTATTGCTCTAGAGCCATCTGAATCCTGCACAATCTTGTGTGGCGAAGTTTCTAAGCACCTTATTGAAGGTATTGCAGATGGATTTGTGCCGGGAATCGTTACTCGCCACCACCACGAATTAGATGGAATCATCGATGTGCACTCAGATGTTGCAATCGAGGAGATGCGCCGCATTGCACGCGTTCACGGAATCTTTGTTGGGCCATCATCTGGTGCGCATTTACTTGCAGCTAAGCGCTTAAAAGAGCAGTACAAAGTCGAAAACGTTGTGACTTTCTTCTGCGATGAGGGTGAAAAATACATCAACGATTATTGGATCAAAAAGTAA